The proteins below are encoded in one region of Dioscorea cayenensis subsp. rotundata cultivar TDr96_F1 chromosome 18, TDr96_F1_v2_PseudoChromosome.rev07_lg8_w22 25.fasta, whole genome shotgun sequence:
- the LOC120281611 gene encoding uncharacterized protein LOC120281611 isoform X3: MNNSPVQLLLLTLLPLQLLSLASRLLHKPLAQRFNAARSALLLVSIPILLSAIFAFPNAEPSKDVAFSSELEKLKLKIDHLEKMLAEALELKINSLERSLDSLKRSGSSGSSYSEIRISSLEEEVRLLWAESRGNNFDIHMLESKVIDAVKNLEAVASAVDKLDNLVTEQWIQIQQLEQALQMAKINVAKVHKKSASKFQIKGKNIKDKISEGIFYPFQEVVGLPDSFWLGNPVSSSLISQLLDLVRRIMSTTKNFHYELQYFVKHVMETNDFTVSFANREVIFFLASAIFILPLINAWVFFWSLLRQSW, translated from the exons ATGAACAACTCGCCGGTACAATTGCTCCTCCTCACTCTTCTCCCCCTGCAACTCCTCTCCTTAGCTTCTCGACTCCTTCACAAGCCCTTAGCTCAGCGTTTCAACGCTGCTCGATCAGCGCTGCTCCTTGTCTCAATCCCCATCTTACTCTCAGCGATCTTCGCCTTCCCGAATGCTGAGCCCTCCAAGGACGTTGCTTTCTCCTCCGAGTTGGAGAAATTAAAGCTCAAGATCGATCATTTGG aaaagatgtTGGCTGAGGCATTGGAGCTCAAGATCAATTCTCTAGAAAGATCCTTAGATAGCCTTAAG agATCAGGGTCTTCAGGCTCATCATATAGTGAAATAAGGATCAGCTCTTTGGAGGAAgag GTTCGGCTACTATGGGCAGAATCAAGGGGGAACAATTTTGATATTCATATGTTAGAATCTAAAGTGATAGATGCAGTGAAAAATTTAGAAGCGGTAGCTTCTGCAGTAGATAAG CTGGATAACTTAGTTACAGAACAGTGGATTCAAATACAACAACTTGAGCAAGCACTCCAAATGGCAAAG ATAAATGTggcaaaagttcacaaaaaaagTGCATCAAAGTTTCagattaaaggaaaaaatatcAAGGACAAAATATCAGAG GGAATATTTTATCCTTTCCAAGAAGTAGTTGGCTTGCCTGATTCCTTTTGGCTAGGGAATCCTGTCTCAAGCTCACTTATATCTCAACTTCTAGATCTGGTGAGGAGGATCATGTCAACCACAAAAAACTTTCACTATGAG CTTCAATATTTTGTCAAACATGTTATGGAGACGAATGATTTTACTGTATCATTTGCCAATAGAGAGGTCATCTTTTTCTTG GCTTCTGCAATTTTTATTTTGCCATTAATCAATGCTTGGGTTTTCTTTTGGTCGCTTTTACGTCAATCATGGTGA
- the LOC120281611 gene encoding uncharacterized protein LOC120281611 isoform X2 codes for MNNSPVQLLLLTLLPLQLLSLASRLLHKPLAQRFNAARSALLLVSIPILLSAIFAFPNAEPSKDVAFSSELEKLKLKIDHLESILQENARILNTKTHHLDEEKMLAEALELKINSLERSLDSLKVRLLWAESRGNNFDIHMLESKVIDAVKNLEAVASAVDKLDNLVTEQWIQIQQLEQALQMAKINVAKVHKKSASKFQIKGKNIKDKISEGIFYPFQEVVGLPDSFWLGNPVSSSLISQLLDLVRRIMSTTKNFHYELQYFVKHVMETNDFTVSFANREVIFFLASAIFILPLINAWVFFWSLLRQSW; via the exons ATGAACAACTCGCCGGTACAATTGCTCCTCCTCACTCTTCTCCCCCTGCAACTCCTCTCCTTAGCTTCTCGACTCCTTCACAAGCCCTTAGCTCAGCGTTTCAACGCTGCTCGATCAGCGCTGCTCCTTGTCTCAATCCCCATCTTACTCTCAGCGATCTTCGCCTTCCCGAATGCTGAGCCCTCCAAGGACGTTGCTTTCTCCTCCGAGTTGGAGAAATTAAAGCTCAAGATCGATCATTTGG AGTCCATTTTGCAAGAGAATGCTAGAATCTTGAATACTAAAACTCATCatcttgatgaagaaaagatgtTGGCTGAGGCATTGGAGCTCAAGATCAATTCTCTAGAAAGATCCTTAGATAGCCTTAAG GTTCGGCTACTATGGGCAGAATCAAGGGGGAACAATTTTGATATTCATATGTTAGAATCTAAAGTGATAGATGCAGTGAAAAATTTAGAAGCGGTAGCTTCTGCAGTAGATAAG CTGGATAACTTAGTTACAGAACAGTGGATTCAAATACAACAACTTGAGCAAGCACTCCAAATGGCAAAG ATAAATGTggcaaaagttcacaaaaaaagTGCATCAAAGTTTCagattaaaggaaaaaatatcAAGGACAAAATATCAGAG GGAATATTTTATCCTTTCCAAGAAGTAGTTGGCTTGCCTGATTCCTTTTGGCTAGGGAATCCTGTCTCAAGCTCACTTATATCTCAACTTCTAGATCTGGTGAGGAGGATCATGTCAACCACAAAAAACTTTCACTATGAG CTTCAATATTTTGTCAAACATGTTATGGAGACGAATGATTTTACTGTATCATTTGCCAATAGAGAGGTCATCTTTTTCTTG GCTTCTGCAATTTTTATTTTGCCATTAATCAATGCTTGGGTTTTCTTTTGGTCGCTTTTACGTCAATCATGGTGA
- the LOC120281611 gene encoding uncharacterized protein LOC120281611 isoform X1 — MNNSPVQLLLLTLLPLQLLSLASRLLHKPLAQRFNAARSALLLVSIPILLSAIFAFPNAEPSKDVAFSSELEKLKLKIDHLESILQENARILNTKTHHLDEEKMLAEALELKINSLERSLDSLKRSGSSGSSYSEIRISSLEEEVRLLWAESRGNNFDIHMLESKVIDAVKNLEAVASAVDKLDNLVTEQWIQIQQLEQALQMAKINVAKVHKKSASKFQIKGKNIKDKISEGIFYPFQEVVGLPDSFWLGNPVSSSLISQLLDLVRRIMSTTKNFHYELQYFVKHVMETNDFTVSFANREVIFFLASAIFILPLINAWVFFWSLLRQSW; from the exons ATGAACAACTCGCCGGTACAATTGCTCCTCCTCACTCTTCTCCCCCTGCAACTCCTCTCCTTAGCTTCTCGACTCCTTCACAAGCCCTTAGCTCAGCGTTTCAACGCTGCTCGATCAGCGCTGCTCCTTGTCTCAATCCCCATCTTACTCTCAGCGATCTTCGCCTTCCCGAATGCTGAGCCCTCCAAGGACGTTGCTTTCTCCTCCGAGTTGGAGAAATTAAAGCTCAAGATCGATCATTTGG AGTCCATTTTGCAAGAGAATGCTAGAATCTTGAATACTAAAACTCATCatcttgatgaagaaaagatgtTGGCTGAGGCATTGGAGCTCAAGATCAATTCTCTAGAAAGATCCTTAGATAGCCTTAAG agATCAGGGTCTTCAGGCTCATCATATAGTGAAATAAGGATCAGCTCTTTGGAGGAAgag GTTCGGCTACTATGGGCAGAATCAAGGGGGAACAATTTTGATATTCATATGTTAGAATCTAAAGTGATAGATGCAGTGAAAAATTTAGAAGCGGTAGCTTCTGCAGTAGATAAG CTGGATAACTTAGTTACAGAACAGTGGATTCAAATACAACAACTTGAGCAAGCACTCCAAATGGCAAAG ATAAATGTggcaaaagttcacaaaaaaagTGCATCAAAGTTTCagattaaaggaaaaaatatcAAGGACAAAATATCAGAG GGAATATTTTATCCTTTCCAAGAAGTAGTTGGCTTGCCTGATTCCTTTTGGCTAGGGAATCCTGTCTCAAGCTCACTTATATCTCAACTTCTAGATCTGGTGAGGAGGATCATGTCAACCACAAAAAACTTTCACTATGAG CTTCAATATTTTGTCAAACATGTTATGGAGACGAATGATTTTACTGTATCATTTGCCAATAGAGAGGTCATCTTTTTCTTG GCTTCTGCAATTTTTATTTTGCCATTAATCAATGCTTGGGTTTTCTTTTGGTCGCTTTTACGTCAATCATGGTGA
- the LOC120281611 gene encoding uncharacterized protein LOC120281611 isoform X4, translated as MNNSPVQLLLLTLLPLQLLSLASRLLHKPLAQRFNAARSALLLVSIPILLSAIFAFPNAEPSKDVAFSSELEKLKLKIDHLGSSGSSYSEIRISSLEEEVRLLWAESRGNNFDIHMLESKVIDAVKNLEAVASAVDKLDNLVTEQWIQIQQLEQALQMAKINVAKVHKKSASKFQIKGKNIKDKISEGIFYPFQEVVGLPDSFWLGNPVSSSLISQLLDLVRRIMSTTKNFHYELQYFVKHVMETNDFTVSFANREVIFFLASAIFILPLINAWVFFWSLLRQSW; from the exons ATGAACAACTCGCCGGTACAATTGCTCCTCCTCACTCTTCTCCCCCTGCAACTCCTCTCCTTAGCTTCTCGACTCCTTCACAAGCCCTTAGCTCAGCGTTTCAACGCTGCTCGATCAGCGCTGCTCCTTGTCTCAATCCCCATCTTACTCTCAGCGATCTTCGCCTTCCCGAATGCTGAGCCCTCCAAGGACGTTGCTTTCTCCTCCGAGTTGGAGAAATTAAAGCTCAAGATCGATCATTTGG GGTCTTCAGGCTCATCATATAGTGAAATAAGGATCAGCTCTTTGGAGGAAgag GTTCGGCTACTATGGGCAGAATCAAGGGGGAACAATTTTGATATTCATATGTTAGAATCTAAAGTGATAGATGCAGTGAAAAATTTAGAAGCGGTAGCTTCTGCAGTAGATAAG CTGGATAACTTAGTTACAGAACAGTGGATTCAAATACAACAACTTGAGCAAGCACTCCAAATGGCAAAG ATAAATGTggcaaaagttcacaaaaaaagTGCATCAAAGTTTCagattaaaggaaaaaatatcAAGGACAAAATATCAGAG GGAATATTTTATCCTTTCCAAGAAGTAGTTGGCTTGCCTGATTCCTTTTGGCTAGGGAATCCTGTCTCAAGCTCACTTATATCTCAACTTCTAGATCTGGTGAGGAGGATCATGTCAACCACAAAAAACTTTCACTATGAG CTTCAATATTTTGTCAAACATGTTATGGAGACGAATGATTTTACTGTATCATTTGCCAATAGAGAGGTCATCTTTTTCTTG GCTTCTGCAATTTTTATTTTGCCATTAATCAATGCTTGGGTTTTCTTTTGGTCGCTTTTACGTCAATCATGGTGA